In Candidatus Desulfofervidus auxilii, one genomic interval encodes:
- a CDS encoding glycosyltransferase: MVEKVTLYIPTYNAEKTLRKCLESVFSQTYPLWEILLVDDGSSDNTVEIARQYNVKIIQHQENKGISVTRNTAISHSNGDFLAGVDSDVTLDPHWLEYIMENFSGNHVGGVGGRIIESNRNGVIGRWLLAHRNPDGGTKKRTVKALPSAAAVFRKKSLLEIGGYNDDKRYDHSDLDASMRIKIIGYELIYEPQALAYHYFSGKNWAVFDSKWKMRKDAYINIGLFNNQYGLARKIHISLSDSLQMIWDDFKNGGYDLLYLDLIGGLRTSLLDIKLFGEIHNQENPDFWETQLAILIGISGMIKEVSTTLSEAVFNDTYDILLDDRSESSSFHRFLDNDGQSVTTHIQKILPKADLSLVSTLLEYFRAFLEGIDLPMWQQIENSYHNLRV, translated from the coding sequence ATGGTCGAAAAGGTGACTCTTTATATTCCCACCTACAATGCAGAAAAGACACTAAGAAAATGTCTTGAAAGTGTCTTTAGCCAAACCTATCCTCTATGGGAAATACTTTTGGTTGATGATGGTTCATCAGATAATACTGTGGAAATAGCCAGACAATACAATGTAAAAATTATCCAGCATCAGGAAAACAAAGGCATTTCGGTAACCAGAAATACTGCCATTTCCCACAGTAATGGAGATTTTCTAGCAGGTGTGGATAGTGATGTAACCTTAGACCCTCATTGGCTTGAATATATTATGGAGAATTTCTCTGGAAATCATGTTGGGGGAGTGGGTGGAAGAATAATAGAATCCAACCGAAATGGCGTGATTGGGAGGTGGCTTTTAGCTCATAGAAACCCTGATGGAGGGACTAAAAAAAGAACCGTCAAGGCCTTACCTAGTGCTGCTGCGGTCTTTCGTAAAAAGTCTTTATTGGAGATTGGGGGCTATAATGATGACAAACGATATGACCATTCAGACCTAGATGCCTCTATGAGGATAAAAATTATTGGATACGAGCTTATTTATGAACCTCAAGCTCTGGCATATCACTATTTCAGTGGCAAGAATTGGGCTGTGTTTGATAGCAAATGGAAGATGAGGAAGGATGCTTATATCAACATAGGTTTATTCAACAATCAATATGGCCTCGCAAGGAAAATCCATATCAGTCTGTCTGATTCATTACAGATGATATGGGATGATTTTAAAAATGGAGGCTATGACTTATTATACCTTGACTTAATAGGAGGATTAAGAACCTCTCTACTGGATATAAAATTATTCGGTGAGATCCACAATCAAGAAAATCCGGATTTTTGGGAAACGCAATTGGCTATTTTGATAGGCATCTCTGGTATGATAAAAGAGGTATCAACTACCCTATCAGAAGCTGTTTTTAATGATACATACGACATATTGCTGGATGATAGGTCAGAATCCTCCTCCTTCCACAGATTTTTGGACAATGATGGACAAAGCGTAACAACACACATTCAGAAGATTTTACCCAAGGCAGATCTTTCCCTGGTATCCACCTTACTGGAGTACTTTAGAGCCTTCCTGGAGGGCATAGACCTCCCTATGTGGCAACAAATAGAAAATTCATACCACAATCTTCGTGTCTAG
- a CDS encoding tetratricopeptide repeat protein gives MPKNIYRIVKIEDVDTDLVKQLCNFLELFDVKEEEIQKVLAQRINASPGLGDESDVNPYSLPISLEPIERWNNFQLGLLEQYTGQLRSKLYGSETISQKPEIEQRSEKTRLEIYSLTPIEKSQSNPEPQTQTLPIAIFDVHGVCNQTCPYCVAKRSKDFGPIVKPEPMKKIRSFFKEHGPFNIVFTGGEPLITPGIWDFFKFLVNEGHLISLQTNLKVGADLFSQAVSPEQTGWILTTFHSVELKRFECYLRNIRMLKKKGYPLVVKLILDDSMLKEFVSIYDTLKKNGIGVILSPLINFPPNSEPFPKQYTPEQWSLIAPRITLRSSWLYFAGGWRSRGALCYAGSKVFYFRPWAPRGRIDGCAHSFPRNIGSLYTNKFSPLKEPVRCGLDLCICDFNYYTGIIPKLDDSKHFKTLLSGKVQPVPFSAYFEYIKQADIYPLIDLQPIISKINLVKDIRNWAGSVKSVVAKRGSNQFVHSSTMSESFGEGRSRLLGNSQTPSYISIEKPSTEWKMDIAKTLNQQGEELFIKGDTKGALNAFLKAIEIDPNLAVAYNNLGVLYWQAREVKNALGHFKKALKLDPYDRNIILNCGKVLTDLGKIEDAKEVYSYYLKKNPNDEEISRLLADIEVHHSTSEATLIKPEQIGPINIPIVSVQDLHKKLGFETPINYPKTSLEKPLNQWKMEIDDAPIFRYIYRNFRPRRHLEFGTWQGTGVVYCLEECDATVWTINLPFGENKKNGYPAYAHYPEELPSVREWAKKIGLPEKATYRTDSIGFIGRRYLEKELGHRVCQIYCDSRKWDISNYPPGFFDTILIDGGHTKDIVINDTRKAFRLLRQGGIVMWHDFCPPVFKQFECTHGVMEAISQDWDWVNSRTNQLFWIYPSWILLGVKK, from the coding sequence ATGCCAAAAAATATCTATAGGATTGTCAAAATAGAGGATGTTGATACTGATTTAGTAAAACAGCTTTGTAATTTCTTGGAATTATTCGATGTTAAAGAAGAAGAAATTCAAAAAGTTCTTGCTCAAAGAATTAACGCTTCTCCTGGATTAGGAGATGAAAGTGATGTTAACCCATATTCTTTACCGATATCTTTGGAACCAATAGAGAGATGGAACAATTTTCAATTGGGCTTACTTGAACAATATACTGGTCAACTTCGCTCTAAACTGTATGGTTCGGAGACTATTTCCCAAAAACCAGAGATAGAACAAAGGTCGGAAAAGACTCGACTTGAAATTTATAGTTTGACTCCAATTGAGAAATCGCAAAGCAATCCAGAACCACAAACACAAACCTTGCCAATAGCAATATTTGATGTTCACGGAGTTTGCAACCAAACCTGTCCGTATTGCGTTGCCAAGCGCTCAAAAGATTTCGGGCCAATAGTTAAACCAGAACCGATGAAGAAAATCAGAAGTTTTTTTAAAGAGCATGGTCCGTTTAATATCGTATTTACCGGTGGCGAGCCATTGATCACACCAGGGATTTGGGATTTTTTTAAGTTTCTAGTTAACGAGGGACATCTTATCTCACTCCAGACAAATCTTAAAGTTGGTGCAGATTTATTCTCCCAAGCAGTATCGCCTGAACAGACAGGTTGGATACTAACCACATTTCATTCAGTAGAGCTAAAGAGATTTGAGTGTTATCTCCGAAATATAAGAATGCTTAAAAAGAAAGGTTATCCATTGGTTGTAAAACTGATCCTTGACGATTCAATGCTCAAAGAATTCGTATCAATTTATGACACATTGAAGAAAAATGGCATTGGAGTTATTTTATCTCCACTTATTAATTTTCCACCTAATAGTGAACCTTTTCCTAAACAGTACACTCCTGAACAATGGTCTCTAATTGCCCCCCGTATTACGTTACGTAGTTCCTGGCTTTATTTTGCAGGAGGATGGAGAAGCCGTGGAGCCTTATGTTATGCTGGAAGTAAGGTATTTTACTTTCGCCCTTGGGCTCCTAGAGGACGAATTGATGGCTGTGCACATAGTTTTCCAAGAAACATAGGGAGTTTGTATACTAATAAATTTTCACCTTTAAAGGAACCAGTTCGTTGTGGACTCGATTTGTGTATTTGTGATTTTAACTATTATACTGGTATAATCCCAAAACTTGATGATAGTAAGCATTTCAAAACTCTTCTCTCAGGCAAAGTTCAACCTGTTCCATTTTCTGCTTATTTCGAATATATCAAACAAGCAGACATTTATCCACTTATTGATCTTCAACCTATTATTAGTAAAATAAACTTGGTTAAGGATATCCGAAATTGGGCTGGTTCAGTAAAATCTGTAGTGGCAAAACGAGGATCTAACCAGTTCGTCCACTCAAGCACGATGAGTGAATCGTTCGGCGAAGGGAGATCTAGGCTACTGGGAAACAGCCAGACCCCTTCTTATATATCTATTGAAAAACCATCAACCGAATGGAAGATGGATATAGCAAAAACTTTAAATCAACAAGGAGAAGAGCTATTCATCAAAGGCGATACTAAGGGTGCATTAAATGCTTTTCTAAAAGCCATTGAGATAGACCCAAATCTTGCCGTTGCGTACAACAACCTTGGTGTGTTGTACTGGCAGGCAAGGGAAGTTAAAAATGCCTTAGGACATTTTAAAAAGGCTCTAAAACTTGACCCATACGATCGGAATATAATCCTGAATTGTGGCAAGGTATTGACAGATTTAGGAAAAATTGAAGATGCAAAGGAAGTTTATTCATACTATTTAAAGAAAAACCCAAATGATGAAGAAATATCTCGGTTATTGGCAGATATTGAAGTACATCACTCTACATCTGAAGCGACCTTAATAAAACCTGAACAAATAGGTCCTATCAATATTCCCATTGTATCTGTTCAAGATTTACATAAAAAATTGGGATTTGAAACGCCAATTAATTATCCCAAAACCTCACTTGAAAAACCATTAAACCAATGGAAGATGGAGATTGATGATGCTCCGATATTTCGATACATATATCGAAATTTTCGTCCCCGCAGACATCTAGAATTTGGCACCTGGCAAGGCACAGGGGTAGTCTATTGTCTTGAAGAATGCGATGCTACCGTTTGGACTATTAATTTACCATTCGGTGAGAATAAAAAAAATGGTTACCCTGCTTACGCCCATTATCCAGAGGAATTGCCGTCTGTTCGCGAGTGGGCAAAAAAGATAGGGCTACCCGAAAAAGCTACTTATAGAACCGACTCCATTGGATTTATTGGGAGGCGTTATCTGGAGAAAGAATTGGGGCATAGAGTATGCCAAATTTACTGTGACAGTAGAAAATGGGATATTTCAAATTATCCCCCTGGATTTTTTGATACCATACTAATAGATGGGGGACATACAAAAGATATAGTAATCAATGATACCCGAAAGGCGTTTCGATTATTGAGGCAAGGGGGCATCGTTATGTGGCATGATTTTTGTCCCCCAGTTTTTAAGCAATTTGAGTGCACCCACGGAGTAATGGAAGCAATTTCTCAGGATTGGGATTGGGTCAATTCACGTACAAATCAGCTTTTCTGGATTTATCCAAGCTGGATTCTTCTTGGTGTGAAGAAATGA
- a CDS encoding glycosyltransferase: MSATINQQPELSIVVTARNDNHGGNLLHRMQIFVNGILVQSERHGLRTELILVEWNPPSDKPRLAEALSWPERHDFCTVRIIEVPPEIHQQYKHSDNLPLYQMIAKNVGIRRARGEFILATNIDILFSHELMRFLASGALEKGYVYRVDRYDVPEDVPLNTSIDKQLEYCRKNVIRINSLDGTRNLLTGDYLPSRLPPFMSFAGLHFNSCGDFTLMHKEHWFALRGYPEFDMYSFHLDTLFLLLAHYGGVRQKILSDPMRIYHIEHASGFKPEGERRLSMKLKSQGLPFITLSEIEKWAMRMHKDKRPIIFNQRNWGLSNEILKENIICLADVFKERKADIKSKSAFSKKKNILIFSEELPLYDLHSQGKRLYQIARNLSKNHRVTFFVCKTTLKERYVESLKKIGINVFYNIKKVTKSSLFSYLITATDIKTLLIFNFFDTVIFSSVKIASLYLPTIRKLSPKTAIIIDTYTDLMFEEQKEKQLSIYESADAVIAPSEAKAQQILKESPKLDVRILSSHSTMLERKILEAINTRLKKRRPKRFMIHSNSVMKSSSSKKLTVIFIVKGNQEKIGPSMQSLILNSDKEMTEIIIAIDGKNAGNFCEEAERNFVKYFKYEDEKEVNAFCISILNDCSSPYFGLMKSDIIVPPHWDRRLIAHFKEDSRIEAISPITSHFLYSSMYDFEKEAWDIYKKYKGIHLPSDSICTSCIVVNKCAIKKKGNYDFANFISSALKKDYKIAVAKDTLVLELKLNLIIRNNRINFKKTESKLVSVIIPTYNEKDLLLKSLYSFFHQNLEPDQLEIIAVDRGSEDGTIEALTQLKPACTFKYYLQPHKGKAAAANFGITEASGKFILLSSPNIVAKDDLISQYLKSYEHRTYKNIAIVGNILPEKDEYSTKSLVEMGEAFNLFLERKTFEDVGLFDETLKHQWINIEFVSRLIAKGYQIRNDNRIVAYVCNTEKSSIDVSQPLLKAGKEFAGLMYAHPNIRSCPFNTTKERIIEYFIDKEEKLIKLAKNIVGKLQKIPKNEQRNYKFGNLPLSVVCNKILSDYYYYKGIYKEICRIEGEDWLKTFIDRKKIDVQKLKDGILAVQYLMTSYLHKGRGDFNKAIIMAQKANKLADTFLPLYCLGTYYLNMGEYRNAENAFEKAIKNADKASPLMEIRREDIVSSYLYLALSCMYQANYAKAIDRLKRLVYERIPISLPEKAIIYDFLSKCYRKMGKEKEAYIFEKYAREFKRETDVAVLEPNIQQCPSQQTLR; this comes from the coding sequence ATGAGTGCCACTATTAACCAGCAACCTGAATTAAGCATTGTTGTCACAGCACGCAATGATAATCACGGCGGAAACCTTCTGCACCGTATGCAGATTTTCGTGAACGGCATTTTAGTACAATCAGAAAGGCATGGGCTTAGAACAGAACTGATTTTAGTGGAGTGGAATCCGCCATCTGATAAGCCAAGGTTGGCTGAAGCGTTATCATGGCCAGAGAGACATGATTTTTGCACGGTGCGCATCATTGAAGTTCCTCCAGAAATCCATCAGCAATATAAACATTCTGATAACTTGCCACTTTACCAGATGATTGCGAAAAATGTTGGAATTAGACGTGCAAGGGGTGAGTTTATACTTGCTACCAATATTGATATATTATTCTCACATGAACTTATGAGATTTTTGGCCTCAGGAGCTTTAGAAAAGGGATATGTGTATAGAGTTGATAGGTATGATGTACCTGAGGATGTGCCTTTAAATACTTCGATTGACAAGCAACTTGAATACTGCCGTAAAAATGTCATTCGTATAAACAGCTTAGATGGAACACGGAATCTATTAACTGGGGATTATTTACCAAGTCGCCTTCCACCTTTCATGTCCTTTGCTGGATTGCATTTTAATAGTTGTGGAGACTTCACGCTTATGCATAAAGAGCACTGGTTTGCTCTCCGTGGCTATCCAGAATTTGACATGTATTCCTTCCACCTTGATACCTTGTTTCTACTTTTAGCTCATTATGGCGGAGTAAGGCAAAAAATACTTTCTGACCCCATGCGAATTTATCATATTGAACATGCATCTGGATTTAAGCCAGAGGGGGAAAGAAGATTAAGCATGAAACTTAAGTCCCAAGGTCTTCCTTTTATAACCCTGTCTGAAATTGAAAAGTGGGCAATGAGAATGCACAAAGACAAGCGTCCTATAATCTTTAATCAAAGAAATTGGGGTCTTTCGAATGAAATTCTTAAAGAAAATATTATATGTTTAGCAGATGTTTTTAAAGAAAGAAAAGCAGACATCAAAAGTAAAAGTGCATTTTCAAAAAAGAAGAATATACTGATATTTTCTGAGGAATTACCCTTATATGATTTACATTCACAAGGTAAAAGATTATATCAAATAGCAAGAAATTTAAGTAAAAATCATAGGGTTACATTCTTTGTCTGCAAAACTACCCTCAAAGAAAGGTATGTTGAGAGTTTAAAAAAGATAGGTATAAATGTATTTTATAACATTAAAAAAGTAACTAAATCATCTCTATTCTCCTATTTAATAACTGCCACAGATATAAAAACGCTTCTTATATTCAATTTTTTTGATACAGTAATATTTAGTTCAGTAAAAATTGCAAGTCTTTATTTGCCAACAATCCGTAAATTATCACCAAAAACTGCAATAATCATTGACACTTATACTGATTTGATGTTTGAAGAGCAAAAAGAAAAACAACTTTCAATCTATGAAAGTGCAGATGCGGTTATTGCACCATCAGAGGCCAAAGCTCAGCAGATTCTGAAGGAATCACCCAAACTTGATGTAAGAATCTTATCCTCCCACTCCACTATGTTAGAGAGAAAAATCCTTGAAGCTATAAATACACGCCTAAAGAAAAGAAGACCTAAGAGATTTATGATTCATTCAAATTCTGTGATGAAATCATCTTCATCAAAAAAACTCACTGTGATTTTCATTGTTAAAGGTAACCAAGAGAAGATAGGACCCTCTATGCAGAGTCTAATCCTTAATTCTGATAAGGAAATGACAGAAATAATAATAGCAATAGATGGTAAAAATGCGGGAAATTTTTGTGAGGAGGCAGAAAGAAATTTTGTAAAATACTTTAAATATGAAGATGAAAAAGAGGTTAATGCCTTCTGCATTAGCATCCTAAATGATTGCTCAAGCCCCTATTTTGGGCTAATGAAGAGTGATATAATTGTTCCACCTCACTGGGATAGGAGACTTATTGCCCACTTTAAAGAGGATTCGCGGATCGAGGCAATTTCTCCTATAACTTCACACTTTCTATATTCTTCAATGTATGACTTTGAAAAGGAGGCATGGGATATTTATAAAAAATATAAAGGTATACACCTGCCTTCTGATTCCATTTGTACCTCATGTATAGTGGTCAATAAATGTGCTATCAAAAAGAAAGGAAATTATGACTTTGCCAATTTCATTTCAAGTGCCCTAAAAAAAGATTACAAGATTGCAGTAGCTAAGGATACCTTAGTATTGGAATTAAAACTCAACTTAATAATTCGAAATAATAGAATTAATTTCAAAAAAACTGAATCTAAGCTTGTGAGTGTAATTATTCCTACATACAATGAGAAAGATTTACTGCTTAAATCCTTGTATTCTTTTTTCCATCAAAACTTAGAGCCGGACCAACTTGAAATCATAGCTGTAGATAGGGGTTCTGAAGATGGAACCATTGAAGCTCTTACCCAACTAAAACCTGCATGCACATTTAAATATTATCTTCAACCACATAAAGGAAAGGCAGCAGCAGCAAATTTTGGAATAACAGAGGCAAGTGGAAAGTTTATCTTACTTTCATCTCCCAACATAGTTGCAAAGGATGACTTAATAAGCCAATACCTGAAGAGTTATGAGCATCGCACATATAAAAACATTGCTATTGTTGGAAATATTCTGCCAGAAAAAGATGAATATTCTACCAAGAGTTTAGTAGAAATGGGAGAGGCGTTCAATCTGTTTTTGGAACGAAAGACATTTGAGGATGTGGGCTTGTTTGATGAAACTCTTAAGCACCAATGGATAAACATTGAATTTGTTTCCCGGTTAATAGCAAAAGGCTACCAAATAAGAAATGATAACCGTATCGTTGCTTATGTTTGTAATACTGAAAAAAGCAGCATAGATGTTTCCCAACCTCTGCTAAAGGCAGGTAAAGAGTTTGCAGGTCTTATGTATGCCCATCCAAATATTAGGTCATGCCCTTTTAATACAACAAAGGAAAGGATTATTGAATATTTTATTGATAAGGAAGAAAAGCTCATTAAGCTTGCAAAAAATATTGTGGGAAAACTTCAAAAAATTCCCAAGAACGAACAGCGTAATTATAAATTTGGTAATCTCCCACTCTCGGTAGTGTGTAATAAGATTCTATCAGATTATTATTACTACAAGGGGATTTACAAAGAAATATGCAGAATCGAGGGTGAAGATTGGTTAAAGACATTTATTGATAGGAAGAAAATAGATGTTCAGAAACTTAAAGATGGGATTCTTGCAGTGCAATACTTAATGACGAGCTATTTGCATAAAGGCAGAGGTGACTTTAATAAGGCAATTATAATGGCACAAAAAGCTAATAAATTGGCTGATACATTTCTTCCATTATATTGCCTTGGCACCTATTACTTGAACATGGGTGAGTATAGAAACGCTGAAAATGCTTTTGAAAAAGCCATCAAAAACGCTGATAAAGCCAGTCCTCTCATGGAAATACGTAGGGAAGACATTGTCTCCAGCTATCTTTATTTAGCATTGAGTTGTATGTATCAGGCCAATTATGCCAAGGCCATAGATAGACTAAAAAGATTGGTGTATGAAAGGATACCAATTTCCCTTCCGGAGAAGGCAATCATCTATGATTTTTTGAGTAAATGCTATAGAAAGATGGGTAAGGAGAAAGAGGCTTATATTTTTGAAAAGTATGCCAGAGAATTCAAAAGGGAGACTGATGTAGCAGTTCTGGAGCCGAATATTCAACAATGCCCTTCTCAGCAGACTTTGCGATGA